GGAAAATAAACCAGCCATATATCGTACCGATGATTAAATATGGCGCCTCACTTGCTAGGGCTGCAACGACATCGATTGCAAGGCGTGATGGTTTAAAGCCAACGAGGATGATTGTCCACAAAAGCGCACTAAAGGCAAAGGCAAGCGGTGGTGTAACAACGGCAACATATGTTGTTCCAGGGCGACCAAATCGGATTCCACCGTAAAAAGATAGAAGGATGATTACGCCAGTGATAATGCCAACACCACTTCGAAGCCACAGTTCAATATAGGTAAAAAGCCCGATGAAGAAAGTCTGCAAAATTATGATGCCCTGTTTCTTTAATCCCGGTCCTTGAATCGCAATCTTGCTGGAAAGGCTCATTTATCGCTCCTCTTCGCTGATCTCTTCGGCATCGATGAAATCATCATCGCCACCAATCTCATCGCTCTTTAACTCTCGCACCGAAGCAGGTGCCTCGGGATATTCAATGGCGAGTTTATCTTTGTCTCCGCTCACACCCAAGTTGTGAATCCTGCGGGCAGGGCTAAGTACCGTCTTTTCTGCCGTTGGAACTAAATCCTCATAAGCCTTAGCTGTGGAAGTAATCGCCTTACCGACGGCAACTATCTTGGTATGGAGCAGTGTAATATTTTTTAGAAATGTACTCGCAACCTTTTGAATCTCATCGGCGTTTTCAGCGAGTTTATTGCGTGTAAAGATGTAGCCAATAGTGCGTAGCAATGCCATCATCGACGTTGGAGTTGCAATCGTAACGCCGACCTTAAATGCTTTTTCGAGTAAATTCGGATCGATGCGCAAGGCTTCAGATAAAAGCGTTTCAAATGGAACAAAGAGCACAACGAAATCGGGGGAGCCCGCTGATTTGTGGTACCCGCGCTTTGCTAGCGCTTCGACATGTTTGAGCAAATCCTTGGTGTGCGAAGTTAAATACTCATCGCGCTGATTTTGATCTTCGGTCCCGAAGGCTTCTAGAAAGCGATCAAATGGAAACTTTGAGTCAATAAATATTGAGCTGCCGCCTGGCATCTTTACGGTGATATCTGGAATTCCAGAAGAGTCGGCATCGGTTGTAGATTTCTGTCGGCTGTATTCGTGACCATCGCGCAGACCCGCACCTTGAAGTAATAGTTCAAGTTGTGCCTCACCGAATTTTCCGCGAGTCTGCGTATTCGATAACGCCCCCGCTATTTTCTTCGTTTCATCGAAGATTGATTCTGAAGCGCGACGCATCTCGTTAATTGTTGTCTCGAGCTTTGCTTCCGCTTCGGTGCGTATTCGATTTGCCTCATTGGATTGGGTGGAGAGTTTTTGTACCGATTCTTTGACAGCGTTGAGTTCGGCATTTAACTTAACGCTCGATTCAGTTTTTTCACGCTCTGCCGCTAACTGGGCTTTGTAATCATCGAGCAGGGCACGATCTGCCACACCGGATTTCGAGGCGCGCAGAAGATAGCCGATTGCACCACCTGCAAGTAGGCCGAGGAGAAGCGTCACTATGTATGAAGGCATGGGGCTATCGTGGCAGGCAGTACCGACAATCCCGCGTAGGCTCTACTCCTTATGAGCCTCTCAATCGGAATCGTCGGCATGCCAAACGTGGGTAAATCCACTCTCTTTAACGCCTTAACCAAAAACAACGTTCTTGCCGCTAACTACCCCTTTGCCACCATTGAGCCCAATGTCGGGGTTGTAGGAGTACCTGATACCCGCTTAGCCGCCCTGGCTGCAATCGTGGGATCCCAAACCCTACTTCCGGCAGTCGTCTCATTCGTCGATATCGCTGGAATCGTAAAGGGCGCATCTGAGGGTGCGGGACTTGGCAATAAGTTCTTAGCCAATATCCGCGAAACCGATGCGATCTGCCAAGTTATCCGCGTTTTTAGCGATGGCGATGTAATTCACGTCGAAGGACGGGTAGATCCAGCCAGCGATATAGAGATTATTAATACTGAATTAGCACTCGCCGATTTACAAACAATTGAAAAGGCATTACCTCGATTAGAAAAAGAAGCGCGTATGCACAAAGAGCGCCAGCATATTGTCGATGCCGTTAAAGAGGCAGAAGCAGTTCTCAATTCAGGTAAACCTCTTTCGAGCAGCAAAGTCGAATTGCCTCTTATCGCCGAACTTCAGTTGTTAACGGCTAAACCATTTCTCTACGTCTTTAATGTCGATGCCGCCGAGTTAAATGATGCTGAACTACGCGCTAGTTTGTCGGCGCTCGTCGCACCGGCCGAAGCGATTTTTCTAGATGCTAAGACCGAGGCAGAATTAACTGAACTCAGCGATGAAGATGCACTTGAACTTTTACAATCAATCGGTCTTGAAGAGCCAGGGCTGGCAACGCTGGCTCATGTTGGTTTTCGTACTTTAGGTTTACAGACCTATTTAACCGCCGGACCGAAAGAGGTTCGTGCATGGACAATTCACAAAGGTGACACTGCGCCAATAGCGGCCGGCGTAATTCATACCGATTTCCAAAAAGGTTTTATTAAAGCTGAAATCGTAAGCTTCGATGATTTAATCGCGGCAGGTTCAATGGCCGAGGCCAAGGCAAAGGGCAAAGTTCGTATGGAGGGTAAGGATTACGTCATGCATGATGGCGATGTTGTTGAATTTAGGTTCAACGTTTAAGCACTCCTTAGTTGAACTAATCGCCGGTGTAGTACTTTCCGATTTCATCCAAAGCCTTATCCAGCATCTCAAGACCGAGCTTTGCATCTTCGACTGAGATATTGCATGGTGGGCACAAATGAATTCGATTGAAGTTATTAAATGGCATTAAACCATTCTTCTTACAGGCCGCTACTAATTCATTCATCGCTGGACTCGATGCACCGTATGGCGCAAGAGGTTCGCGCGTGGTCCGATCACTGACTAAATCAACGCCCCAAAAGACACCCGCACCGCGAATATCGCCGATAACTTTGTGCTTTTTAGCGAGCTCTATAAGCCCAGGTCCCAATACCGTCTCACCAATCATGGTGGCGTTTTCAAGCATTGCCTCTTCCTTCATAACATCGATAGTTGCAACGGCCGTTGCACAGGCCAGTGGATGACCCATATATGTCAGGCCGCCGGCAAAAACTTTTTCATCAAATGTCTTGGAGACGCTTTCGCTAATAACAACTCCACCCAGTTGGATATAGCCAGATGTAACACCTTTAGCAAAAGTGATTAGATCCGGGACAGTTGCGCCATGCTGATATGCAAACCATTTTCCGGTGCGGCCAAAGCCCGACATAACTTCATCGGCGATCCACAAAATTTTGTACTTATCACACAGCGCACGAACACCTTCGAGATAACCCTTCGGTGGCATTAAGACGCCGGCAGTTCCGGGCACGCTTTCAATCAATACCGCTGCGATTGTGTTAGGTCCTTCAAATATAATTGTCTCTTCGAGATGTTCTAAAGCGCGCGTGCACTCTACCTCTTCGCTCTGCGCCCAAAAAGAGGTGCGATACAGATAAGGACCGAAGAAATGTACGTGACCAAATGCAAACTCATTGGGGAATCTGCGTGGATCACCTGTTGCATTTATCGCAGCGCCAGTGTTGCCGTGATAAGAACGATACGTTGAAAGAACTTTATGTTTATGAGTATGCATGCGCGCCATACGGATTGCATTTTCAATCGCATCAGCGCCACCGTTTGTAAAAAAGATTTTGGCAAAATGCGCACCGGCTAATTCGACGATTCGCTGCGCCGCTTCATTACGTGCATCGTTTGCATGTTGGGGCGCAATAGTTGTCAAA
This Candidatus Planktophila sp. DNA region includes the following protein-coding sequences:
- a CDS encoding DNA recombination protein RmuC; translated protein: MPSYIVTLLLGLLAGGAIGYLLRASKSGVADRALLDDYKAQLAAEREKTESSVKLNAELNAVKESVQKLSTQSNEANRIRTEAEAKLETTINEMRRASESIFDETKKIAGALSNTQTRGKFGEAQLELLLQGAGLRDGHEYSRQKSTTDADSSGIPDITVKMPGGSSIFIDSKFPFDRFLEAFGTEDQNQRDEYLTSHTKDLLKHVEALAKRGYHKSAGSPDFVVLFVPFETLLSEALRIDPNLLEKAFKVGVTIATPTSMMALLRTIGYIFTRNKLAENADEIQKVASTFLKNITLLHTKIVAVGKAITSTAKAYEDLVPTAEKTVLSPARRIHNLGVSGDKDKLAIEYPEAPASVRELKSDEIGGDDDFIDAEEISEEER
- the ychF gene encoding redox-regulated ATPase YchF, whose translation is MSLSIGIVGMPNVGKSTLFNALTKNNVLAANYPFATIEPNVGVVGVPDTRLAALAAIVGSQTLLPAVVSFVDIAGIVKGASEGAGLGNKFLANIRETDAICQVIRVFSDGDVIHVEGRVDPASDIEIINTELALADLQTIEKALPRLEKEARMHKERQHIVDAVKEAEAVLNSGKPLSSSKVELPLIAELQLLTAKPFLYVFNVDAAELNDAELRASLSALVAPAEAIFLDAKTEAELTELSDEDALELLQSIGLEEPGLATLAHVGFRTLGLQTYLTAGPKEVRAWTIHKGDTAPIAAGVIHTDFQKGFIKAEIVSFDDLIAAGSMAEAKAKGKVRMEGKDYVMHDGDVVEFRFNV
- a CDS encoding aspartate aminotransferase family protein: MSTPINDPAKQAAVSAADHKYVFHSWSAQGAISPMPVASGSGSYFWDHEGKTYLDFSSQLVFTNIGHQHPKVIKAIQAQAEVLTTIAPQHANDARNEAAQRIVELAGAHFAKIFFTNGGADAIENAIRMARMHTHKHKVLSTYRSYHGNTGAAINATGDPRRFPNEFAFGHVHFFGPYLYRTSFWAQSEEVECTRALEHLEETIIFEGPNTIAAVLIESVPGTAGVLMPPKGYLEGVRALCDKYKILWIADEVMSGFGRTGKWFAYQHGATVPDLITFAKGVTSGYIQLGGVVISESVSKTFDEKVFAGGLTYMGHPLACATAVATIDVMKEEAMLENATMIGETVLGPGLIELAKKHKVIGDIRGAGVFWGVDLVSDRTTREPLAPYGASSPAMNELVAACKKNGLMPFNNFNRIHLCPPCNISVEDAKLGLEMLDKALDEIGKYYTGD